In the genome of Pseudorca crassidens isolate mPseCra1 chromosome 14, mPseCra1.hap1, whole genome shotgun sequence, one region contains:
- the CHCHD5 gene encoding coiled-coil-helix-coiled-coil-helix domain-containing protein 5, with translation MQAALEITARYCGRELEQYGQCVAAKPESWQRDCHHLKMSIAQCTSAHPVIRQIRQACAEPFEAFEECLRKNEAAVGNCAEHVRRFLQCAEQVQPTHTSSTAEAQPLPAS, from the exons AT GCAGGCGGCCCTGGAGATCACTGCTCGCTACTGTGGCCGGGAGCTGGAGCAGTATGGCCAGTGTGTGGCAGCCAAGCCTGAGTCATGGCAACGAGACTGTCACCACCTTAAGATGAGCATTGCTCAGTGCACGTCCGCCCA CCCAGTCATCCGGCAGATCCGCCAGGCTTGTGCGGAGCCTTTTGAGGCCTTTGAGGAATGTCTTAGAAAGAACGAGGCAGCCGTGGGCAACTGTGCAGAACACGTGCGCCGTTTCCTGCAGTGTGCTGAGCAGGTGCAGCCGACACACACCTCCTCCACCGCAGAG